The following proteins come from a genomic window of Dreissena polymorpha isolate Duluth1 chromosome 1, UMN_Dpol_1.0, whole genome shotgun sequence:
- the LOC127853775 gene encoding uncharacterized protein LOC127853775, translating into MNRNSRQSQAQCRGFGGGCANNSNFHKLLRLDSVGEVTSGRKPMNLNQPIERTQNNKSNHINSTMAILQPTLFESWNSGCVASNSLTCSHQSKPFTLFKSMFLCNNNNPGRLFQYTSADITNRNTDFCSMDNSGSVNSKRARSTIDNLCSNHIQQTMVIPECQKYIPPPLRVGHDHNKPCITPYNARLLANSRKVDSSEPKLLAHSMNTQSNVCVSIDRKCSDDSKKIQISADLVKCILKENKVPDEAVGKRQQGCGPINNIDSVNKESSTSSTDWFEYNCQSKYVPIVISKDKLKSENLSKAEESKNIISQHAEKQSGIHSWFSNEFDENVQKTVNLHSSSHDCDNVDEKCFVSQNVLPIKSNSSTIREQECITELQPAVLFCRAVGKKARPSKKKRRQQQSRQKAPLVLDSHRGNEKNSEASMKLDNTVCINIHSFQFTCDSDTCSSDWSDDEGEFDEDFSSLEEDRDLGLRCNNLFTSLSILSGPCAISNACDNENSAVSSRLQAINNSWQAQNESQPTQQRQSKKQVRFAADHDLTSVHTIIAWGHAYAAARKGPWEEYARDRARFARRIEECGAVLNPILSPIHRSNVFTQRLMANDN; encoded by the exons ATGAATCGGAATTCTAGACAAAGTCAAGCCCAGTGCCGCGGTTTTGGAGGTGGATGTGCAAACAATAGCAACTTTCACAAGTTATTGCGGTTAGATAGTGTTGGAGAAGTAACATCTGGAAGAAAGCCCATGAACTTAAATCAACCCATAGAACGTACTCAGAATAACAAATCAAATCATATTAACAGCACAATGGCAATTCTACAACCAACATTATTTGAAAGTTGGAACTCGGGATGTGTAGCTTCAAACAGCCTTACTTGTTCCCACCAGTCAAAACCATTCACACTCTTTAAGAGCATGTTTTTGTGCAACAACAACAACCCAGGGCGATTGTTTCAGTACACCAGTGCAGATATTACCAACAGAAATACAGACTTTTGTTCAATGGACAACTCAGGTAGTGTGAATTCCAAACGGGCCAGATCAACAATTGATAATTTGTGTAGCAATCATATTCAACAAACCATGGTAATTCCAGAGTGTCAAAAGTACATTCCCCCTCCTTTGAGGGTGGGGCATGATCATAATAAACCTTGTATTACTCCTTATAATGCAAGGTTGCTTGCTAATAGTCGGAAAGTTGACTCGTCGGAACCCAAACTTCTAGCACACTCCATGAATACCCAGTCCAACGTATGTGTAAGTATTGACAGAAAATGCTCAGACGAcagcaaaaaaatacaaatttctgCTGATTTAGTTAAATGCATATTGAAGGAAAACAAGGTACCGGATGAGGCTGTTGGGAAAAGACAACAAGGTTGTGGTCCAATAAATAACATTGACAGTGTTAATAAAGAATCTTCTACATCAAGCACTGACTGGTTCGAATATAATTGTCAGAGTAAATATGTCCCAATTGTAATAAGTAAAGACAAACTGAAGAGTGAAAACTTGTCAAAAGCAGAAGAgtctaaaaatattatttcgcaACATGCAGAAAAACAAAGTGGCATTCACAGTTGGTTCAGTAATGAATTTGACGAGAACGTACAGAAAACTGTGAACTTGCATTCATCTAGTCATGACTGTGATAATGTTGATGAGAAATGCTTTGTTTCACAAAATGTGTTGCCTATCAAATCAAACAGTTCAACAATAAGAGAACAGGAATGCATCACAGAACTTCAACCAGCTGTGTTGTTTTGCAGAGCCGTCGGCAAAAAAGCTCGGCCCTCAAAAAAGAAAAGACGTCAACAACAGTCTCGACAGAAAGCTCCTCTAGTTCTGGATTCACATAGAGGTAATGAAAAAAACAGTGAAGCTTCTATGAAACTTGATAATACTGTGTGCATCAACATTCATTCATTCCAGTTTACCTGTGATAGCGATACATGTAGTTCAGATTGGAGTGATGATGAAGGTGAATTTGATGAAGATTTCTCGTCTCTTGAAGAGGACAGAGATCTTGGTCTTCGCTGCAATAATCTATTTACCTCATTGAGCATTTTAAGTGGTCCCTGCGCCATTTCAAATGCATGTGATAACGAAAACTCTGCTGTGTCTTCAAGGTTGCAGGCCATAAATAACTCCTGGCAGGCACAAAATGAGTCTCAACCAACACAACAGAGGCAGTCAAAGAAACAG GTTCGGTTTGCAGCAGACCATGATTTGACTTCAGTCCACACTATCATAGCTTGGGGACACGCTTACGCAGCAGCCAGGAAAGGTCCTTGGGAGGAATATGCCAGAGATCGGGCTCGGTTTGCTCGGAGGATTGAGGAATGTGGTGCTGTTCTGAATCCAATTCTCTCACCAATTCACAGATCCAATGTGTTCACTCAGCGGTTAATGGCTAATGATAATTAA